Genomic DNA from Canis aureus isolate CA01 chromosome 32, VMU_Caureus_v.1.0, whole genome shotgun sequence:
tataaacctaatggtgaCCATAAATCAAAAACTGATgatagtcaaaaaataaaaagaatccaaatatatcactaaagaaaccCAGAAAATCATGAGAACACAGAGCAAGAGAAGATTCATATAtggtatttaagaaataaaaagaaaaaagagacaaaaacaatacatatatatacatatgacatgtatatgtacatatatatatatacacgtgtgtatatatatatatacatacacatatgacCACTACCCTATGTCATACACAAAAAATACCTCAAAGTGGACCAGagacctaaattttttttttttttttttttttttttttttttttttcacaggaCAGAACAATAAACACCTTTATTACATGACCGAAGACAGAAGATTTATTTGCCTTTCCGGGCTTTGATTTTCCTCAGATAGAACTCCAGCTCCTTGCCCTCTAGCACATAGCCATCTGCCCGGCCGCACTGGCCTGGTCTCGAAGCGATGCATGCAAGAAGCTTGCCCTGTTGGAACTGCTCCTCCAGAAGACTGCTGATTTTggcattctttttcctttcatcatacttcttctggattttctttgatcgttttttatttaaaatctcttcCTCCTCAGGCGTCAGCTTGGCCCCCTTCTTGCGTCCCAGGGGCAGTGCGTAGTGGGACTCGTACCACTGTCGGTACGGTGTGCTGTCAATGAGCACGATACAGTTCTTCACCAGGGTCTTGGTGCGGACCAGTTCATTGTTGGATGCATTATAGACAACATCGATAATCCTGGTTTTGCGTGTACAACACTCCGAGCCCCAGGAGAAGTTCCCCACGTCTAGCCTCAAGGCTCGGTACTTCTTATTGCCTCCCCGGACTCGTACTGTGTGTATGCGGCGGGGGCCAATCTTAGTGTTGGCCGCGGGGCGTCCCAGCTCATACTTCCGCTTCTTGTGGTAGGGCTTCCTCTTGCCCCCGGTCTTGCGGCGCTTGTGCCAGTTGTCCCGAGAGATGCCCATCGCTCTCGGCGCTGGCTGCGAAAGCCAGAGACCTAAATTTAAGAGCTAACACtacaaaacttttagaagaaaatacagaagtaaaTCTTAACCTTAGTTAGTGATTTCCTAGATAAGACACCAAAAGTACaggcaataaaaaagaagattGCGAAGTCGGactgcattattttaaaatctattgtgCTTCAAAAGACAGcatcaaaaagatgaaaagacaacctacagatcaggagaaaatatatgtaaaccaTCTATCTCATaaaggacttatatccagaatatataatgagctcttacaactcaataacaaaaagacaacccattttaaaaataggcaaataatttgaatagatatttctcagaAAAAGACATCCAAGtagctaataagcacatgaaaagatgttcaacatctttagtcattaggaaaatgcaaatcaaaaccaaaatgagccaacaacatctttctagataggtctcctgaggcaagggaaataaaagcaaaaataaactcttgagactacagcaaaataaaaggcttctgcacagcaaaggaaacaaccgacaaaattaaaagacaacctactgaatgggagaagaaatttcaaatgacatatccaataaggggttagtatccaaaatatataaagaacttccacaattcaacactcaaaaaataatctaatttaaaaatagacaaaaggcatgaatagacatttctccaaagaaaacacgTAACAGCAcataaaaaaatgcttaacatcatttatcatcagtgaaatataaatcaaaatcacaaagatATATCACTTCACAtgtgtcagaatggttaaaatcaactaTACAAGaaagtgttgatgaagatgtggagaaaaaggaaccctcaggcacttttggtgggaacacaaactggTGTAGCTGCTGTGGAAGacagtctggaggttcctcaaaaaattaaaaatagaactaacctacaatccagtaattgcactgaatatttacccaaaaaaaaccaaaaacactaatatgaagggatacatgcaccccatatttattgcagcattatttacaatagccaaattatggaagcagcccaagtgtccaacaaTTGATGAACAAAGATGTGGTacctgtatacaatggaatattattcaaccataaagaaATTCTGCCACTTGGAGCAACATGGACGGACCcagagagcataatgctaagcaaagtaagccagtcaaagaaagacataccatatgattgcactcttatgttgaatttaaaaaactaaacaagtGAACAgaggcaaaacacacacacacacacaaaatagactcttaactacagagaacaaatgggtaccagaagggaggtaggtggaggaATGAGTAAAACAGgcaaaagggattaagagtacactaatcatgatgagcactgagtaatatacagaattgttgaatcactatattatacacctgaaattactataaaactgtatgttaaccactcaagttaaaataaaattaaaataggaaaaaaacccacaatgatatactacttcacacccacaaaatggctataatcaaaaagacaatagTGAGGATTGGCAAAGATGTGAAAATTGGAGCCCTCATGCAGCCACTTCAGAAAACTGGCAATTCCTCGAACATTAAACATCaggttaccatatgacccagcaattccactcctaggtatctatccaagagaaataaaaacatatttccaTACAAAAActcatatatatgtgttatatacctgaaatataatactgtatggcaactatacttcaattaaaaagaaaagtgtataGGACTGTCACAGcacatcaaaagaaatgaaaatatacatccacacaaaaatttgtacataaaTGATAAGAGCTTTATCTATAATAGACAAAAAGCGGAACAACATATATGTCCACTGATGAATAAAAATGTGATGAATCCATACTACAGTaaattatttagcaataaaaaagaatgaagtactaataTAAGTTACTACTTGGATGATCcccaaaaatattatgctaagtgaaagaaatcagttaCAAAAGGCCATGTATTATATGATACCACTTATTTGAAATGTTAataataggcaaatctatagagatggaaagtagattagtgtTTGCCTAGGGCAGAGaattggggaggaggggagacaggAAATAGGAGTGATTGCTAACAGGTACAAAGTCTCTTTTTGGGGTGatataaatgttctaaaattagattatgttGATGATGGCCCAACTCCATAAATATGCTAAAAACTGTTGAATTGTACACTCTAAACAGATGAACTTTATGATATGTAATTTGTAGCTCaaaaaagcattatgctaaatgaaagaagccagattcaaaagattacatattctatgattctatttataggaCATTGTGGAAAAAGCAAAGCTATTAGGACAGAAATCAGGTTAGCTGATAGACACTCAGAGATTGAGAGGAGACTGACTATAGAGAGGTACCAGGGAACTTTATGGAATGttggaaatattatatatatatatgatgattatacaaattgtatgtatttgtcaaaattcaaagAGCTATACAGCtataaaagagtgaattttaggagcacctgggtggctcagtcactggagcACACAAGTCTTGACCTCGGGGTCAGaagttcaagccctatattgggtgtagagtttaccttaaaaagagtgaattttactcCATAAAAATTATACCCCAATAAACTTGACTTTTAAAAAGCcaagtttagggatgcctgggtggctcagaggttgagcatttgcctttgactcagggcgtgatcctgggatcaagtcccacattgggcttcctgcatggagcctgcttctccctctgccgtgtctctgtctctcacaaaaaaataaataaaatcttaaaaaaaaaaaaaaaaagccaagtttaTATTGTAGGAGATGCAGAAAACGGTATTTGGAAacttgagagaaaaataatagtgGAAATGTCTACAATGTATTAGAATTCACTCTAGAGTTCTATAACATATGTGGTGTATGCCTCCTACGGATGGCATCAATATTACATAACACTGCCTATGACAGAATGGTAATGCAGTGGTAACATATATGAGAACTATGCAGAATTTgagatcaaaatttaaaaaaagaagggaggtcTCCCTCCAAAAGACAATGTAATAAAAGTCAACATAAATTAATGAAAGTTATCTGGCCAAATCCACTAACATTTACTCAAGACAAGAGATAATTATCTCAAACTGATACTGAATAACTATCCAAACTATAAGATTAACTCTGGCATTTAAAGTAGTTtgaagggtgcctaggtggctcagtcagttaagtatctgccttcagctcaggtcatgatctcagagtcctagaatcaagcctatggcaggctccctgctcagtgtagagcctgcttctgcttctcctgctccctctgtccctccccccaccatgttttctctcattcagttcaaataactaaataaaatctttgaaaaaaaaaaaaagtctgaaaaacacTCAAGTGCAGTTAAAGTAAGCAGAATGTATCCTCTAGACTgggtcatattttaaaagaaatattaaaattgtacTATTAACATATATACAATAATCTACATGAAGTGGGGGAAGGGCTAAAGACTTCATCAGCATTTAGAAAATACTAATCAAAGAAGATACAAGAATCCATTTTTCTAGATTGATAATCACTAGGCCTGTACTACGAAAAAAACATGGTTTATATGGCTTTTACACAACCTAGAAGAATACTCCTCAAAAACATTTGCCTTCCAAAACGGCTTTtaaggggcactggggtggctcagttggttaagtgtctgccttcaactcaggtcatgatcctggagttccaggatcgagcccatgttgggctccctgctcaggggtgagtcagcttttccctctccctatgccccccCTTGTTAGtgttttctctcactttctctctctcaaatattttttaaaaatggctttcaaatttgtttttcgTAAGTCTCTGATTCTGAAGAA
This window encodes:
- the LOC144303106 gene encoding small ribosomal subunit protein eS8, with translation MGISRDNWHKRRKTGGKRKPYHKKRKYELGRPAANTKIGPRRIHTVRVRGGNKKYRALRLDVGNFSWGSECCTRKTRIIDVVYNASNNELVRTKTLVKNCIVLIDSTPYRQWYESHYALPLGRKKGAKLTPEEEEILNKKRSKKIQKKYDERKKNAKISSLLEEQFQQGKLLACIASRPGQCGRADGYVLEGKELEFYLRKIKARKGK